Proteins encoded within one genomic window of Episyrphus balteatus chromosome 1, idEpiBalt1.1, whole genome shotgun sequence:
- the LOC129910486 gene encoding E3 SUMO-protein ligase ZBED1-like, which yields MPSRKTVSNSLIPRMFSETKAKVQEMLASVESVCVTTDGWTSMPQQSYIGCIPYDQSHTSRNLGNLLKSELKAWGLESKVTCVVTDNAANIVGAVKANNWSHFPCFAHTLNLVLGEGITILDPQLVKIKSIVAFFKRSSRATVKLTSMQKELNLPSLKLKNSCATRWNSTNDMLMRIVKAKSAVVAVLAIENPELNCVSTSEWKMLEKAAKVFQIFQAITEEISAKKNVISKVMLMVSAIKNHLSKLSVENHSSSEFDPAIDHIIGVLSTSLNTRFKFLDEKLAQATLLDPRFKKFGFANVSTYERCLKELKSKALPLQNATLTPVAEESNTSNQATGTTASRERNSLIWEDFDS from the exons ATGCCATCAAGGAAAACGGTCTCAAACTCCCTTATTCCTCGGATGTTTAGCGAAACAAAAGCTAAAGTTCAGGAAATGCTTGCATCCGTAGAATCAGTATGTGTAACAACAGATGGATGGACTTCCATGCCACAACAGAGTTACATTG GATGTATACCGTATGACCAGAGCCATACATCCAGAAATTTGGGAAATTTGCTGAAATCCGAATTGAAAGCTTGGGGCCTAGAAAGCAAGGTAACATGTGTTGTGACGGACAACGCTGCAAATATTGTTGGTGCCGTAAAAGCAAATAACTGGAGTCATTTTCCGTGCTTTGCTCACACATTGAATTTGGTCCTAGGCGAAGGAATAACTATACTAGACCCTCAGCTTGTAAAAATCAAGAGCATCGTTGCCTTCTTTAAAAGAAGCTCTAGAGCAACCGTAAAGCTCACTAGCATGCAGAAAGAGCTAAATCTTCCAAGTCTCAAGCTAAAAAACTCGTGCGCAACACGATGGAATTCAACTAACGATATGCTAATGAGAATCGTAAAAGCCAAGTCCGCCGTGGTAGCAGTACTAGCCATCGAAAATCCGGAGCTAAACTGTGTGTCGACAAGCGAATGGAAGATGTTGGAGAAGGCAGCGAAAGTTTTCCAGATATTTCAAGCCATCACAGAAGAAATCTCAGCTAAAAAGAATGTGATTTCTAAAGTTATGTTGATGGTGTCGGcaataaaaaaccatttatcTAAATTATCTGTGGAGAACCATTCTTCTTCGGAGTTTGATCCAGCAATTGACCATATTATAGGCGTTCTATCAACATCTCTGAACACAAGGTTTAAATTTTTGGACGAAAAACTTGCCCAAGCTACTTTATTGGATCCACGGTTTAAAAAATTTGGCTTTGCAAACGTGAGCACGTACGAGAGATGTCTTAAAGAACTTAAATCGAAAGCTCTGCCACTACAAAACGCGACACTGACACCCGTTGCAGAGGAATCAAACACTTCTAACCAAGCTACAGGAACTACAGCTTCAAGAGAACGAAATTCCTTGATATGGGAAGATTTCGACTCATAA